A region of the Pseudomonadota bacterium genome:
AAATGAAGAAGAGTTCACTTGGGAACGACTTGATATGTTAGAGGCGATCAGAAAGAAAGCGGGAATATAGAAGCGGTTTGCCGTATACGGCTCACGGTTTACTCTATAAAGCCTTAAATTTAAGGTCCTTTGGTTTTTTTAGTACCTGACCTGTGCAGCAAAACAACTGCCGGATAGTTTAACCTTGACTTTATTGCGATGATTAACCGTAAACCTTGAAAAAATTAGGAGGAAAGATGGAATATGATGTGAAAGATATAACCCTGGCGGACCAGGGCTATGATAAGATCGAGTGGGCAGAAAGAAGGATGCCTGTTTTACGGAAGATACGGGGAAGGTTCGCAGAAGAAAAACCGTTAAAAGGTGTAAAGATTGCTTGTTGTCTTCATGTAACCACAGAGACGGCAAACCTTGTTTGGACGCTGAAAGAAGGTGGCGCCGACGTGGTGCTTTGTGCATCAAACCCATTAAGTACACAGGATGATGTTGCAGCCGCAATTGCAAAACATATGGAAATCCCGACCTTTTCAATAAAGGGAGAAAATGAGGAACAGTATTATACCCATATTATGAAGGCGCTTGCATTTATGCCGAATATTACGATGGATGACGGCGCTGACCTGGTAGGGGCGCTCCATATGATTGCCCTGAAAAGATATGAGGCTTTACACGGTTCCGTGAAGAGCTGGGTATTAAAACTTGATGAAAAGAAGAAAAAGAAACTGATAGGGAATGTTATCGGTGGGTCGGAAGAGACCACAACAGGGGTGATAAGGCTCAAGAGCATGGAAAAAGAGGGCGTATTGTGTTTCCCTATTGTAGCGGTTAACGACGCCTATACGAAACACATGTTTGATAACAGGTACGGCACAGGCCAGAGCACCATTGACGGGATTATCAGGGCTACGAATATCCTTTTTGCCGGTGCAACATTTGTTTTGTCGGGTTACGGGTGGTGTGGCAAGGGTGTTGCCCAACGGGCAAAAGGGCTTGGCGCGCACGTGATCGTCACGGAAGTTGATCCACTCCGGGCGCTGGAAGCACATATGGATGGTTTTGAAGTTATGGATATGGCCCATGCTGCCCCTCGCGGAGATATATTTGTTACTACAACCGGGGATATACATGTGCTAAGGGCAGAGCATTTCAAAAAGATGAAGGACGGGGCGATTATCTCCAATTCGGGTCATTTTAATGTTGAGATTGATATAGATGCGCTTGAGAAAATGAAAAAGAAAAAAAGAAGAATAAGGGAATTCATTGAAGAATATACCTTGCCCGGCAACAAAAAAGTTTTTCTTCTGGGCGAAGGCAGATTAGTGAACCTTGCCTGTGCCGAAGGGCATCCGTCGGACGTTATGGATATGAGCTTTGCGAATCAGGCATTATGTTCCGAATATATGTGGAAGAACGGAAAGAAACTTGAAAAGAAGGTCTATAGCGTTCCCAAGGAAATAGATGAAAGTATATCATTTTTAAAACTTGCATCGGCAGGCATCACGATAGACGAATTGACAGAAGAGCAGAAGATATACCTTGCTTCCTGGGAGATGGGTACATGATAAAGCTGCTTGTTATCGGCACTGTTGCCTATGACTCCATAGAGACCCCCTTCGGCAAGGCAGATGATGTCCTTGGGGGATCAGCTCTCCATTTTACCAATGCAGCAAGTTTTTTCACGGATGTGGGTATTGTAGCGAATGTAGGAAAGGATTTTAGCTTAAGTGATATAGAATTCCTGAAAGCCAGGAATGTTGATTTAAGCGGAATAACGATCGATGAAGGAAAGACATTCAGATGGGAAGGAAAATACGGCTACGACCTTAATCAGGCAATTACGCTCAAAACTGAGCTGAACGTCATTGAGACTTTCAGACCACATGTCCCACAGGATTTCGGGGCAGCCGATTTTGTTTTCCTTGCAAACATTGACCCTGTGTTACAATCTTACGTGATCGATCAGATTAAAAAACCGTCTGTTGTTGTCCTTGATACGATGAACTTTTGGATAGAAAACAGGCTTAACGAGCTTATTGATGTAATAAAAAGGGTTGATATGCTCGTCATTAACGAGGCAGAGTTGAGAGAAATATCCAAGGAATACAATCTCGTAAAGGGGGCACGGAAGATTATGGCATATGGCCCCTCATGTATTGTAGTAAAAAGGGGTGAGTACGGCGTCCTTATGCTGAACGGGGAAGAGATTTTCCTTGCACCTGCATTTCCTTTGGAAGATGTTTTTGATCCGACCGGGGCAGGTGACACCTTTGCAGGCGGCTTCATGGGCTATATTGCAAACGTGGGTAATATTTCACCGGAAACGCTCAAACAGGCTATTATAATGGGTACTGTCATGGCATCTTTCAACGTGGAGGACTTCAGCATCAACAGGCTTAAGGACCTTGACTATGCAGAGATTCGGGAGCGGTACACGGCCTTTAAAAAATGCCTTCAGTTCGGGGATATAACTTTAGAATAGATATTTAATAAGATAATGAAAAATCCAGCCTCCAGGCTCCCTGCACATTGCAAGATCTTTGCAAAACTCCAAAAATGCCGTCATTAAGCCTCTCCCGGAGTGCGGGTACCCGCAGGTGATCCGGGGGCGAAAACCGGTATCCAGAAATAATTGAATTTACTAGACATAATAGCTGAAAGTTATGAAAAAACCTGCCCCTTATGAAACATGGGGTATAAAACTATGATTGCAATCAAAGGTGTGAAGACCTACCATAGGCAGCGGTGTCCACAGTGGACACCATTTTTAAAATCTCCGTAAAGTCAATATACACCTTGTTTCGCATACCTTTGTTTTTAAATATATTTTTCCGAAATTCGAAGAACAACTACCCTGGAAAACGTACTGGGGGAACTAACGCGATGTTATTTAAAAAGCAAGAGACTGCTTTATGTTCATTCTTGTGCAGTGATGCTATTTCATTATGCCACAGCCTTTAGCCTGAGAAACACACAGTGGACCTTTCTCCGCCCCAGGATTGCCCCTACAGCCTGCCACCTACTGCAATATCAACCATCCTGTCCAGAGAAAGATATTTCTTCGCTACTCTGTCCACATCTTCTTTCTTTATTGCCTCAATATGTTTCGGCCATGCCTTGAAATAACCGGGACCTAATCCATATATCGTATCAAGACACATACTCGTAGCTTTAGCGCTATTGGCCTGCATGCGTATATAGTGCGTCCCGATAAGATACTTTTTTGCATCCTCAACCTCTTTTTCAGTAAATCCTTCTGATACAATCCTTTCTATTTCAATATTTACTATCTTTCGTACCTCTTCTGTCAGTTTTTTATCTGTCCCGATATATATGCCCATCCCACCAACTTCATAAGCCATCTGGTTGAAAAATGTCAGTGCATAGGCATAAGGCTTTTCTTCCCTCAATATCTTTTGTATTCTGCCCCCCATTCCGGAGAGAATTGAATCCATTACCTCTATGGCATATCTGTCTTCATTGCCTATACCCGGACCTAAAAAACCGAAAATAAGATGTGTCTGCATTATCTCTTTATCTATATGCTGTATGCTTTTATGTACCGCTGTAACCGGTTTATTTTGCAGGATACCGACCTCTCCAGACCAGTCCGAGAACATCTTCCGGAAAAGATCCTCGACCTTTTTCTCATCAACATCACCTGATATCGCCAGTACCGCATTTGAAGGGG
Encoded here:
- the ahcY gene encoding adenosylhomocysteinase produces the protein MEYDVKDITLADQGYDKIEWAERRMPVLRKIRGRFAEEKPLKGVKIACCLHVTTETANLVWTLKEGGADVVLCASNPLSTQDDVAAAIAKHMEIPTFSIKGENEEQYYTHIMKALAFMPNITMDDGADLVGALHMIALKRYEALHGSVKSWVLKLDEKKKKKLIGNVIGGSEETTTGVIRLKSMEKEGVLCFPIVAVNDAYTKHMFDNRYGTGQSTIDGIIRATNILFAGATFVLSGYGWCGKGVAQRAKGLGAHVIVTEVDPLRALEAHMDGFEVMDMAHAAPRGDIFVTTTGDIHVLRAEHFKKMKDGAIISNSGHFNVEIDIDALEKMKKKKRRIREFIEEYTLPGNKKVFLLGEGRLVNLACAEGHPSDVMDMSFANQALCSEYMWKNGKKLEKKVYSVPKEIDESISFLKLASAGITIDELTEEQKIYLASWEMGT
- a CDS encoding PfkB family carbohydrate kinase, with the protein product MKLLVIGTVAYDSIETPFGKADDVLGGSALHFTNAASFFTDVGIVANVGKDFSLSDIEFLKARNVDLSGITIDEGKTFRWEGKYGYDLNQAITLKTELNVIETFRPHVPQDFGAADFVFLANIDPVLQSYVIDQIKKPSVVVLDTMNFWIENRLNELIDVIKRVDMLVINEAELREISKEYNLVKGARKIMAYGPSCIVVKRGEYGVLMLNGEEIFLAPAFPLEDVFDPTGAGDTFAGGFMGYIANVGNISPETLKQAIIMGTVMASFNVEDFSINRLKDLDYAEIRERYTAFKKCLQFGDITLE